The Petrotoga mobilis SJ95 genomic sequence CTACGGCATCTTTCATCATTTTGTTTATTTCTTCAACGGTTGTTGGTTTTTCCACTTCTACAGTTAAATCACTAATAGATCCATCTGGAGTGGGAACTCTCAAAGCCATTCCATCTAACTTACCCTTTAGTTCTGGAATTACTAATCCAACAGCTTTAGCAGCCCCGGTTGTCGTTGGGATAATATTTAGAGATGCTGCTCTTGCTCTTCTCAAATCTTTATGAGGTAAGTCTAAAACCCTTTGATCGTTTGTAAATGAATGAACGGTGGTTAACAAACCTCTTTTAATTTTTAATTTGTCGTTTAGTACCTTAATAACTGGTGCAATTGAGTTGGTTGTACAAGATGCGTTTGAAATAACTTCCATCTGAGGAGTGATTACATCGTCATTAACTCCCATAACTACCGTTGCATCTACTTCACCTTTTGCTGGAGCGGTGATTATAACTTTCTTAGCACCAGCTTTTAGGTGTGCAGAAGCCTTTTCTTTACTTACAAATACACCTGTAGATTCGATAACTATTGAAACACCTAATTCACCCCATGGGAGGTTGGCGGGATCTTTTTCTGCCAAAACCTTGATCTCTTTCCCGTTGACCTTTAAACCGCTATCAATTACCTCCACCGTTCCTTTGAATTTTCCATGAACGGAATCGTATTTTAAAAGTGTCCCTAAAGTTTTTGAATCTGTAAGATCGTTTATCGCCACTACTTCAAAGTTTGGGTTTTCAACTAACTGCCTAAAAACTAATCTACCTATTCTCCCAAAACCGTTTATCCCTATTTTAACTGCCACTTATAAAACACCTCCTGTTAAATTGTTTGTTATTTTTTTCTCTTACTTTTATTGTACACATGAAATTATGCATTTTTGAAAAGAAAAAGTTAATTTTTTTAAGCCCCAAAGTTAGGCAGAGTTCCTAAGAATTTTTGTGAAATCTCGTTAGTTTTTTCCTCTTTAAGTTTGCTAGCCTTTTCTATCGCTTCATTTGAAGCAGCTATTATAAGA encodes the following:
- the gap gene encoding type I glyceraldehyde-3-phosphate dehydrogenase gives rise to the protein MAVKIGINGFGRIGRLVFRQLVENPNFEVVAINDLTDSKTLGTLLKYDSVHGKFKGTVEVIDSGLKVNGKEIKVLAEKDPANLPWGELGVSIVIESTGVFVSKEKASAHLKAGAKKVIITAPAKGEVDATVVMGVNDDVITPQMEVISNASCTTNSIAPVIKVLNDKLKIKRGLLTTVHSFTNDQRVLDLPHKDLRRARAASLNIIPTTTGAAKAVGLVIPELKGKLDGMALRVPTPDGSISDLTVEVEKPTTVEEINKMMKDAVENELKGLFEYSEEPIVSSDIVGSTVAGIFDATLTNVIDGTFVKVCAWYDNENGYSSTVVKLTEKLAKML